A single window of Pseudarthrobacter defluvii DNA harbors:
- a CDS encoding helix-turn-helix domain-containing protein, whose product MKALPVEPSNVPVAIGSRIRAARQSQRLTIEQVADATGLTKGFLSRVERDLTSPSVASLVTLCQVLSISIGDLFIAPETHLTKRNEGPRISLGGQGIVERLLTARSERRVQIIQAVIEPHGRGESELYAVDCDVDVLHVVKGSIKLILTNEEYDLDTGDTVTFPGREPHTWVNPTDKPVEVLWVLVPAASR is encoded by the coding sequence ATGAAGGCACTGCCAGTTGAGCCGAGCAACGTCCCGGTTGCCATCGGCTCCAGGATCCGGGCCGCCCGGCAGTCCCAGCGGCTCACCATCGAGCAGGTGGCCGACGCCACCGGGCTGACCAAGGGCTTCCTGAGCCGGGTGGAGCGGGACCTGACCTCACCCTCGGTCGCCTCCCTGGTGACTTTGTGCCAGGTGCTGTCCATCTCCATTGGCGATCTTTTTATTGCCCCGGAAACCCACCTGACCAAGCGCAATGAGGGTCCGCGGATCTCGCTCGGCGGGCAGGGCATCGTGGAGCGCCTGCTGACAGCCCGGTCCGAACGCCGGGTCCAGATCATCCAGGCGGTCATCGAACCGCACGGCCGGGGCGAATCCGAGCTCTATGCCGTGGACTGCGACGTGGACGTCCTGCATGTCGTCAAGGGGTCCATCAAGCTGATCCTCACCAACGAGGAATACGACCTCGATACTGGGGACACGGTCACCTTCCCGGGCCGCGAACCCCACACGTGGGTCAACCCCACGGACAAGCCGGTCGAGGTGCTCTGGGTCCTGGTCCCCGCGGCCAGCCGGTAA